The DNA segment ACGGATCCGGCTGGCCGCGCTGAAATGGCGCGGCGAACAGGCCGGGCCGCTGATCGCCGCCGTACGGGCCGAGGGCCGCGGGACCGCGTCGGCCGGGCGCGTCGCGCGGAGCAAGTCCGCCTTCGACGGGCTGCGGGCCGACATGGCCGTCCAGCAGCGCCACATCGAGGCCGAAGCGGCGCGGGCTCGGTCCGGTCTTGACGCGTCCCGCCGTACCCAGAACCGGGTTCTGATCGCCCTGCTCGCGGCCTTCGCCCTGGTGGTGGTCACGCTCAGCGTGCTGTTGCACCGGATCGTGGGCCGTCCGCTGTACGCGCTGCGCACCTCGTCGGAGACCGTACGCGGCGGGGAGTTCCACCACCGGATCGAGGTCACGGGCCCCGCCGATGTGCGGGCCGTCGGAGCGGCCGTGGACGACATGCGGCGGCGGCTCGCCGACGAGCTGGCCGATTCCCTGGAGCGCGAGACGCTGCTCGCGGGGCAGACCGAGGAGCTGCGGCGGTCCAACTCGGAGCTGGAGCAGTTCGCCTATGTGGCCTCGCACGACCTCCAGGAACCGCTGCGCAAGGTCGCCTCGTTCTGCCAGCTGCTGGAGAAGCGGTACGGCGACGAGCTGGACGACCGGGGCAAGCAGTACATCGACTTCGCGGTCGACGGGGCCAAGCGGATGCAGGTCCTCATCAACGACCTGCTCACCTTCTCCCGGGTCGGCAGGGTCCTCGACGGCTGGAAGACCGTCGGCCTGGGCACCTCCCTGGACCGGGCGCTGGCCAATCTGGCGCTGGTGACCGAGGAGTCGGGGGCGACCGTCGTACGCCCGGACCCGCTGCCCGAGGTCACCGGTGACCCCACGTCGCTGGCCATGCTCTGGCAGAACCTGATCGGCAACGCGGTCAAGTTCCGCCGGGCCGGGCACCCTTCCGTCGTCACCGTCGGCTGCACCGCCGAGGGCGACAGCTGGCACGTGACCGTGTCGGACAACGGCATCGGGGTGGCCCCGGAGTTCGCCGAGAAGATCTTCGTGATCTTCCAGCGCTTGCACGCACGGGACGAGTACGAGGGAACCGGGATCGGGCTCGCGCTCTGCCGGAAGATCGTCGAGTTCCACGGCGGCCGGATCTGGCTGGACGAGTCGGTGGCGGAGGGCGCGTGCATCCACTTCACGCTCCCGGTCGCCCCCGACCCCGCCCTCGCGGCCGACCGCTCCACCACACCCCAGGGAGAGACCCCGTGAACACCCCTGTCGAGCCCATCGAGGTCCTGCTCGTGGAGGACGACCCCGGCGACGAGCTGATGACCCGTGAGGCGTTCGCGGACAACAAGATCGGCAACACGCTTCATGTGGTGCGGGACGGCGAGGAGGCGCTCGACTTCTTCTACCGGCGCGGCGCCCATGCCTCCGCGCCGCGCCCGGATCTGGTGCTGCTGGATCTGAACCTGCCCAAGTACGACGGCCGACAGGTGCTCGAACAGGTCAAGTCGGATCCGGAGCTCTGCGACATCCCCGTCGTGGTGCTGACGACGTCATCGGCCGAGGAGGACATCCTGCGCAGCTACCGGCTGCACGCCAACGCCTATGTCACCAAGCCGGTCGATCTGGAGCAGTTCATGTCCGCGGTGCGCCAGATCGACGACTTCTTCCTCACGGTGGTGCGGCTCCCGCACCGGATGTGATCCGGTGCGGGCCGGCGGGCTACTTGTTCTCCAGCTGGAGGTTCAGTTCCTTCTCCTGGTCACCGAGGGCCTCGCCCTGCTCCTCGACGGAGAACACGGTGCCCAGCGCGGTCCGCATCACGTCGACGGCGTGATAGCCGCCCTGCACGGTGGCCGTGACCGGTGCCGTGAGGCCGGCGGGGCGCAGCGGTCCCGGGTCCGCGTCCAGCACCTCGTAGGACGCCGTCCACACGGTCGGCCTGCCGGGAATCTCCGTCTGCGGGCTGTCCTCGGGTGCACGGTCGCTGGGGAAGGCCGAGCGCAGCGCGCCGAAGACAGCCGCCGCGTCCTCCTTCGAGTGGCCGGTGAGCGCCACCGTGACGAGCGTGTCCTGGTTGTCCGTGTCGGCCATCGTGCTCACTTTCCTTGTCGGATCGCGCTGGGTAACGGGGACGGGTGCGGGGGGGGGCGGTCAGGTCACTCACCGGGATCGGCGCCGTGCCAGACCGTGGTGATGTTGCAGAACTCGCGGATCCCGTGGGCGGCGAGTTCGCGCCCGTACCCGGAGCGCTTGACCCCGCCGAACGGCAGGGCCGGGTGGGAGGCGGTCATGCCGTTGAAGAAAACACCCCCCGCTTCGAGATCCCGTACGAACAGATCCACTTCCCCGTCGTCCCGGGTCCAGACATTGGAACTCAGACCGAACGGAGTGTCATTGGCCACCCTCACCGCCTCGTCGGCGCTCGTCACCCGGTAGACGGTGGCCACCGGGCCGAACGCCTCCTCGTGGTGGATGCGCATATCGGTGGTGATGCCCATCAGGACGGTGGGCGAGAAGAACCAGCCGCGGTCGTCCCCCTCCGGCCGCCCGCCGCCGCAGAGCGCGGTCGCTCCCCTGCGTACGGCATCGTCGACCAGCTCCTCCAGATCGGTGCGGCCCTGCTCGGTGGCGAGCGGCCCGACGTCGGTCGACTCGTCCAGCGGGTCGCCGACCGTCAGTGCGGCCATCCGGGTGGTGAACTCCTCCGTGAACGCGTCATAGACATCCGTATGGACGATGAAGCGCTTGGCCGCGATGCACGACTGCCCGTTGTTCTGCACCCGGGCCGTCACCGCGATCCGCGCGGCCCGCCCGACGTCGGCCGACGGCATCACGATGTACGGATCGCTGCCGCCCAGCTCCAGGACGGTCTTCTTGACCTCGTCGCCCGCGACGGCCGCGACCGAGCGGCCTGCGGGTTCGCTGCCGGTGAGGGTCGCCGCGGCCACCCGGGGGTCGCGCAGGATCGCCTCGACCGCGCCGGAGCCGATCAGCAGGGTCTGGAAGCAGCCCTGCGGGTATCCGGCCCGCTCGAAGAGTTCGCCCAGGTAGAGGGCGGTCTGCGGCACGTTCGACGCGTGCTTGAGCAGGCCCGTGTTTCCGGCCATCAGCGCGGGCGCGGCGAACCGTACGACCTGCCAGAGCGGGAAGTTCCACGGCATGACGGCCAGCACGACGCCCAGCGGGCGGTAGCGGGTGTACGCACGGCCGGCGCCGGAGTCCTCCGCGTCGGCCCGGGACGGGTGTTCGTCGGCCAGCAGCTCGGCCGCGTGCTTGGCGTACCAGCGCATCGCCTTGGCGCACTTGGCGGCCTCGGCCCGGGCGGCGGCGACCGGCTTGCCCATCTCGGTGGTCATCGTGCGCGCGATGTCCGCCTGCTCGCTCTCCAGCAGGTCGGCGGCGCGGTTCAGCAGCCGCGCCCGCTCGGCGAATTCCGTGGTGCGGTAGGAGCGGAAGGCGGCGTGCGCCGCCGCCAGACGGCGCTCGATCTCCTCGGCGCCCAGCGCCTCGAAGGTCTGGAGCGTTTCACCGGTGGCAGGGTTCACCGTGGCGATGGGCATGGGTGGGTCCTCCTCGTACTCGCCCTCCGACCTTCGCCCGCCCGGTGCGCCGCCGCAACGCGGGCGGCGGGGCGGGGCACACCTGCCGGAATCGTTCGCGATGCGAACCGTCCGCCCTATGCTGACCCGATGGCGATGATCAGGAGTGAGGAGCCGATGGGGATCGCGGCCGCGCTGGTGCGGACGTCGTTCCTGGTCCAGGCCGTGTACACGGAAGCCAGCCGGGAGTACGGACTGCCCGTGCAGCAGGCCCAGTTGATCTGCGTACTGATGGCTCAGCCGCGCGGCATGGGGGAATTGAGCACCATGCTGGGCCTGGAGAAGTCCAGCCTGACCGGTCTCGTGGACCGGGCGGAGCGGCGCGGGCTGGTGCACCGGGAGCCGGATCCGCTGGACAGACGCGCGGTGCGGGTCGCCCTGTCCGACGAGGGCGCCAGGGTGTCCGGCGACTTCTGCGCCGACGCGAGCGTGCGGATGGAGGCGCTGGCCGACGGAGCGGGTCCGGCGGAGCGCGACCGGCTGGCGGCGTTACTGGGGCAGCTGGTGCGGGGCAACGAGGTGCCGGTGGTCTTCACGGAGCCGAAGCGGGCCGGGGCGGCGCCCTCGGCGTGAAGGCGGGCCGCGTGGTGCGCGAAGGCGGGCCAAGGGAACGAGTTGTATGAACAAGTTCTGCGAAAGCTGACCGGAATCGGCTGAGTTGTTCGCTTCATATGCCGTGTTCCGCCACTTGCCTGCCACCAGCTCTTCCCTTTCACCCCCTCGTCTGGGAAGACTCGGCTGGATCAATCCCCTCACACCACGAGAGGTCCCCCTCCACATGCCTCAGTTCAATCGGCGCCGCTTCCTCCAGATCGCGGGCGCGACCGCGGGCTTCTCGGCCCTCTCGAACAGCATCGACCGTGCCGCCGCCATCCCCGCGAAGCGCCGCTCGGGAACGATCAAGGACATCGAGCACATCGTCGTCCTGATGCAGGAGAATCGTTCATTCGACCACTACTTCGGTTCCATGAAGGGTGTTCGCGGCTTCGGCGACCCCCGCCCGGTGACACCCGTCGGGGGCAAGCCGGTCTGGTACCAGTCGGACGGCACCAAGGACGTCCTGCCCTACCACCCGGACGCCGAGGATCTCGGCATGAAGTTCATCGCCGGCCTCGACCACGACTGGGCGGGCGGCCACAAGGCCTGGAACCAGGGCAAGTACGACCAGTGGATTCCCGCCAAGTCCGCGGGCACGATGGCCCATCTGACCCGCAAGGACATCCCGTTCCACTACGCGCTGGCCGACGCGTTCACGGTGTGCGACGCCTACCACTCGTCGTTCATGGGGGCCACCGACCCCAACCGCTACTACCTGTGGTCCGGTCACGTCGGCAATGACGGCAAGGGCGGCGGCCCGGTACTCGGCAACGCCGAGGCCGGGTACGACTGGACGACGTACCCGGAGCGCCTGGAGAAGTCCGGGGTCTCCTGGAAGATCTACCAGGACATCGGTGACGGCCTGGACAAGGACGGCTCCTGGGGCTGGATCGACGACGCCTACCGCGGCAACTACGGCGACAACTCGCTGCTGTACTTCAACACGTACCGCAACGCCAAGGCCGGCGACCCGCTGTACGAGAAGGCGCGCACCGGCACGAACGCCAAGAACGGCGACGGCTTCTTCGACATCCTCCGGGCCGACGTGAAGGCGGACAAGCTGCCCCAGGTCTCCTGGGTCGCCGCCCCCGAGGCCTTCTCCGAGCACCCCAACTGGCCCGCGAACTACGGTGCCTGGTACGTCTCCCAGGTGCTGGACGCGCTGACGTCGAACCCGGAGGTGTGGAGCAAGACGGCGCTCTTCGTCACCTACGACGAGAACGACGGCTACTTCGACCACGCCCTCCCGCCGTTCCCGCCGGCCTCCGCCGACCGGGGCGCCTCCACGGTGGACACCTCGCTCGACTACTTCCCCGGCGACGCGAGTTACGGTGCGGGACCCTACGGCCTCGGCCAGCGCGTCCCGATGACCGTCGTCTCCCCCTGGAGCACCGGGGGCTACGTCTGCTCCGAGGTCTTCGACCACACCTCGGTCATCCGCTTCATGGAGGCCCGCTTCGGTGTGGCGGAGCCGAACATCTCGCCCTGGCGGCGGGCCATCTGCGGTGACCTGACGTCGGCCTTCGACTTCGGTCTGCAGAACACCAGGCCCGCCACGCTGCCCGACACCGCCGGCTTCCGGCCGCCGGACAACGACCGGCACGACAGTTACGTACCGAAGGCGCCCGCGGACCCGGCGCTGCCCAAGCAGGAGGCCGGGTCGCGGCCGTCCCGTCCGCTGCCCTACGCCCCGCTGGTGGACGGGCAGGCGGCGCCGGCCGACGGGAAGTTCACGCTCACCTTCAGCGGGGGCGCGGACGCCGGAGCCTGCTTCACGGTGACGTCGGCCAACCGCGGCGACGGGCCGTGGACGTACACCGCCGAGGCGGGCAAGAAGCTCTCGGACACCTGGAACACCTCCTACTCCAAGGGTTCCTACGATCTCTCGGTGTTCGGCCCGAACGGTTTCCTCCGTACGTTCAAGGGCCCCGGCTCCACCGCGGGCCCCGAGGTGACCGCGCGCCACCGGGCCGGCGACGGCTCGGTCGAGCTGACGATGACCAACGCGGGCGGCGCCGACTGCCACCTCACCGTCAGCAACGCGTACGGCGGGAAGAGCGAGACCTTCACGGTCCGCAAGGGGAAGACCGTGGTCCACACGGTGGACCTGCGCTCCACCCGGCAGTGGTACGACCTGACCGTGGTCTCGGACCTGGACGGCGGTTATCTGCGCCGGCTGGCCGGACATGTCGAGACCGGCAGGCCCGGGGTGAGCGACCCGGCGATCATCACCGGCTGACCGCTGTTGGTGCCGGGCCCCGCGAGCCGGGGCCCGGCACCGGAACGGACGCTGTCAGCACCGACAGCAGCCGGAGCGTGGCGGGACCCGGACCGGGCCGTGCTGTTCAGTCCGTGCCGTCGGGTGCGGCGCCGCCCGCCACCGGGACCGCCGTGCCGAGCGGGACCTGGGGGCCCGCGCTCTCGGACAGCCAGCGCCGCAGAACGCGGTGCACCTGTTCGGCGCCGATCAATTCCTGCCCCTCGTCCACCGGTGCCGACAGATCGAGCGGCGCCAGCAGGAAGGGCGCCGACTGTTCGCCGCCGAGGCCGCCGTGCGAGCCGATCTGCCCCTCGAAGGCGTGCACGGTGCCGGTCTCCGGGTCGTACATCGAATTGACCATGACATCGGCGACATGCGGGAACGCGTCCGTCCTCCGTACAGCGTCGGCCGCACCGGGCCCGAAGCCCGCGAGCGGGCCCTCGCCGTCGGCCAGCCGGGCGACCGGCACCTCGGCTCCGTCCGGACCCAGCACCACCGAACCGTGCTCCTCGCTCGCCAGGAGCAGGAACCCGATCCCCGGATGGTTGGCCAGGGTGGGCAGCAGCGCCGGGTTGCGGCGGTCCAGCTGCTCGCGCGTCATCCGGCCGGGCACGTCGGGGAAGGAGATGAGCCCGAGGTTCCCGGAGGCCAGCACGACCGGGTCGGAGCCGGGGTCCGGCGGGGTCTCGTCGCCGGCCGGCACCGGCCGGTGCAGCACCACACGGACCGCGGCCCGTGCCTCCGAGCCGCTCCTCGTCCGCTGGGCCCGGCGCGGGACCGGCAGCCCGCAGCCCGCCCGCACCAGGTCCTTGAGCGTCAGTCCGTACGCGCCCTCGAAGGTCTGCCCGGGGCTCTGCCCGTGGTCCGAGAGCAGCACGATGCGGTACGGGCGCGGTGCGTGGTCCTCGGCCTTCGCGATCAGCGCCAGCGAACGGTCGAGCCGCGCCAGCACCTTGGCCGCGTCCCTGCTGTGCGGCCCGCTGTGGTGCGCCACCTCGTCGTACGCCACCAGGTCGGCATAGACCGCGGTCCGGCCGGCGAACATGTCGCCTATCACCGCGGACACCACCACGTCGCGCTCCACCACGGTCGCGAAGGCCCTGATGAACGGGTAGAGGCCACCGCGCTTGATCCGCGGCTCCTCCTGCCGGGCGCGGGCCCGCGTCGACTCACCGATCTCGCGGCCGACCTCCGCGAAGAACGAGATCGCGGTACGGACCGCGTTGGCCGGGTCGGAGAAGTACGCGAAGTAGCCGGCCCGGGAGCGGTGGTCGCGGTCCCGCCGTGCGGCGACCGAGAGCACCAGGGCCAGTTCGTCGGCGCCGCCGCTGAAGAGGTTGCCGCGGCTCGCGCCGTCCATGCCGAGCAGCCCGCCGTCGCCGGTGCGCGCGACCGCCCGGCGCTGGAGCTCGGCGGCGCTGGCCGGCCGGTTGCAGACCATCACGTCGCCGGTCTCCTTCTCGTACCAGCGGAAGGCGGGGATGTCGTGGTTGGAGCCGTGCAGGATGCCCAGCTGACTGGCGCCGGTCTGGCTGGACCAGTCGGTGCGCCAGGCGTCGAGCCGGTGGGTGGAGCCGATCCACCCGGCGACGGTGGGCATCAGCCCGTCGTGGACCGCCCGCAGCAGCGCCGCGTGGCCCACCCCGTCGAGCTGGAGGAAGACCGTCCCGTGCGGACCGCCCCGCCCCGTGTCCTCGCCGCGTCTGCGCCGTCTGCGGGAGGCGAGCCGCGAGAGCCTGCGGCGGTACGCCTCGTCGTCGCGCACCGTGAGCGCGGTGGAGGTGGCGGAGGCGACGGCGGACATCACGGCGGCGACCACGACAGCCGTCTCGGGGTTGGACGTGCCGCGACCGTTCGGTATCAGGTCCAGGGCGACCAGCAGGAGCGAGCCGTTGAGGAAGAAGACCAGCAGGCCCAGGACAAGGGCGGGGACCAGCAGCAGCGCGCGCACCACCAGGGGCCAGACCAGCGCGCTGAGCAGGCCGAACGCGGCTGCGCCCCACCCGGCGGTGATCGCGACCGTGGTGGCGCTGTCGCCGTTGTCGGACTCCAGCTGGAAGTCCGGCAGGAGCCCGGCGAGCGCGAGCATGGTCAGGGTGGACACGGCCCACACCACGATCACCCGGAACAGAGCGCTGCCCGCCCTGCGCCATCGCCCTGCGGCCACGCCTCTTCCACCTCACGTCCTGAGGGACCCCGGGTGGGCCCGGCGGCCAGCTTTTCACAGGACCGGACAGCACCCGGGCCACGGCCGCCGGGCGGCAGCAGCTCCGCCGGGTCCCTCGTGACACGGGTCACGGCGGGGACGAGTACCCGCAGGAGTGGCAGATCTTCCAGCCGTCCTGCGTGACGGCGAGGACACCTCCGCAGCGCGGACACTGCTCCGAGTACAGGGTCACGGAGCCTCCTCCCGTTTCGCCTGATCGCTACCCCGCCGTGGACCGGGACAGACGTGACACGCTGTCCGGGCAGCGGGCCGCATAGAGTCGCGTGGAGTCCGGCGCGACGAGACGCGGCCAGAAGCGACCAGACGTGAGGAGGCGGCAGGTGCCGGTCGATGTGACCTGGTGGGGACATGCCACGTGTACGGTCGAGGACTCCGGGGTCCGGGTGCTGACCGACCCGCTGTTCACCCGCAGACTGGCCCACCTCAGGCGCCGCCGCGGCGCGGTGCCGCCGCCCCGCGCGGCAGCCGCCCGGGCCGTCCTCGTCTCGCATCTGCACGCCGACCATCTGCATCTGCCGTCGCTGGCCCGCCTCGCGCCGGGCACCACGCTGATCGTGCCGCGCGGCGCGGTCCGCGCCGTGCCGGGGCTGCGGCGGCTCGGCCTGGCCATCACCGAGGTCCGGGCGGGCGACGAGGTACGGGTCGCGGATCTGGTCGTCCGCGTGGTGCCCGCACGCCACGACGGCCGCCGGATGCCCTTCGGCCCGCAGCGCGCGCCCGCGCTCGGCTTCGTGGTCAGCGGTGAGGCGCGGACCTACTTCGCCGGGGACACCGGCCTGTTCGACGCCATGGCCGAGTCCGTGGGCGAGATCGATGTGGCGCTGCTCCCGGTCGGCGGCTGGGGCCCCTTCCTCGGGCAGGAGCATCTGGACGCCCGGCGGGCCGCCGAGGCGCTGACCGTCCTGCGGCCACGCTCCGCCGTCCCCGTGCACTACGGCACGTTCTGGCCGGTCGGGATGGACGGTGTGCGCCCGCACGAATTCCACACGCCGGGCGACGAGTTCGTACGGCAGGCGGCGCTGCTGGCGCCCGAGGTCTCGGTGTACCGGCTCGCACACGGTGAACTGGTGCGGCCGGAGGTGGCCGGGTGATACATGAACTGGTGAGCCAGGTGCCCCCGGAGTCGACCCAGCAGGCCGTCGGGTATCCGTCGCTCTTCCTGCTGGTGACCCTGGGATCCCTGGTGCCGGTGGTGCCCACGGGCGCGCTGGTGAGTTCAGCGGCCGTGGTCGCCTTCCACCAGACCGATCCGCTGGCGCTGCTCTTCGTGTTCGCCGTGGCCTCCTGCGCCGCTTTCCTCGGAGACATCGCGCTGTACTGGCTCGGGCGGCGCGGCGTGCGCTCCAGGAAGGGCTCACGCTGGCTGGAGGCGCTGCGCAGGCGGGCGCCGCAGGCGCGGCTGGCCAACGCGCAGGAGCAGCTCGACCAGCACAGCAAGTCGGTGCTCGTGCTCTCCCGGCTGGTCCCGGCCGGGAGGATTCCGGTGATGCTGGCCTGTCTGCTCGGTGAGATGCCGCTGCGCAGGTTCGCCCGCGGCGACATCCCGGCCTGTCTCGCCTGGGCCGCCGCGTACCAGCTCATCGGCATACTCGGCGGGTCGCTCTTCGACGAGCCCTGGAAGGGCGTGGTCGTCGCGGTCGCACTCACCCTGCTGGTGAGCGGGGCGCCCGCCGCGTGGCGCAGGCTCAGGACGCGCAGCGGATCGCCCGCGCCCCGCTGAGCCCTTCCCCGGCCCGCCAACTGCCCTTCCGCCGGACCCTGTTCGCACTACCCCTCTCCTACCCGTAGTACTTGGGAGTGACGCGCGAGGTTCGCTCCCCGGCGGGACGCCCAACACCCGGTGTGATCCATAACTTCGGTACCGGAAGTACGCAGAGCCATCCGGTACGGAAGGACCACCCATGGCGTCCCGCCCGCACAGCAGCCGACTGCGCCGCGCCCTGCTCACCGCACTCGTCACCGCTTCGGTGGCCGTGCCGGTGTCGGGTGCGGCCCGCCCGGCGGCCGTCCCCGCACCCGCGCCGACGGCCCTCGCCCCGCTGCGGACCGTGGCCCCGGCGGCCCTGGCCGTGCGGTATGCCACGACGCGCTCCGACATCAGGGCGGCGGGACGGGAGGCCCTGGCCAACGGCGACCCCGGGCGGTCCCGTTCGCTGCGCGCCATGGCCCGGCCGGGGCGCAGCTTCCTCTCCTTCGACGGGCGCGCCGGCGGCCACACCGCCGAGGTCTTCGGCGATCTGTCGCGGGCCCGGCGGATCGCCGTACTGGTCCCGGGGTCGGACACCGGCCTCGACGAGTACGGACGTCTGCTGGCCGGTGCGACGGCGCTCCGGCGGCAGTTGGGCGACGGGGCCGCCGTCGTGGCCTGGCTCGGGTACGCGGCACCCGCCACGGTGAGCACCGATGTGCTGACCACCGGCCGCGCGGACGACGCGGCCCCCGTACTGCGCCACTTCGTAAGGGAGTTGGGCCGGGCCGCGCCGGCCGCCCGGATCTCGCTGCTCTGCCACTCCTACGGTTCGGTGGTCTGCGGGCGGGCCGCCGCCGGTCTGGATGTCGCCGGCATCGTGCTGTACGGCAGCCCCGGCGCGGGGCGCGGGAGCGCCGCCGCCCTGCGCACCCGGGCCACCGTCTGGGCCGCCCGGGGCCGCCACGACTGGATCGCCGACGTGCCCCACGTACGGATCCCGCTGCCGTTCGTCACCGTCGGTCTCGGCGCCGATCCGGTCGCGGCCGGCTTCGGCGCCCGGGTCTTCGACGCGGGCGACGGCGGCCACAGCGACTATCTGAAGCCCGGTTCACTGTCGCTGGCGAACCTCGCCCGGATCGTCTCCGGACAGGTCCCTTCCGGGGAGGTCCGCCATGCGTGACCTCGTCCGGCGGATCGAGTCCGCGACCCCGCCCGGCCGCGACCGGGCCGTCGACGCGCTGCGTGCCCTCGCGATCCTCGGTGTGGTGCTCGGCCACTGGCTGGTGACCGCACTGGTCACCGACAGCGGCACGGTGCACGGCGCGAGCCCGCTTCAGCACATGCCCCGGCTCGCGCCGGCCTCGTGGCTGTTGCAGACCCTGGCGGTCTTCTTCCTGGTGGGCGGTCAGGTGGGCGCGGCGGGTTACGCGGCGGCCCGTGGCCGGGGTGTCACGTACCGGCAGTGGCTCGGGGCCAGGCTGGTGCGGCTGAGCCGGCCGGTGACCGCCCTGCTGATGGTGTGGGCCGTGGCGGCTGCGGTGATGCTCGTGGCGGGCGTCGGGACGGCGACCGTGTACACGCTGCTCAAGCTGGTGCTGTCCCCGCTCTGGTTCCTGCTGGTCTTCGCGGGACTCACCGCGGCGACCCCGCTGGTCACCGGAGTGCACCCGCTGTGGCCGATCGCCGTCGTGCTGCATGTCGACCTGATCCGCTTCGGTCTGGGCGGGCCGTCCTGGCTCGGCTGGATCAATGTGGCGGCGGGCTGGCTCGTTCCGTACTGCCTGGGCGCGGCCTGGGCGCGCGGCGGACTCAGGGACCGCCGGACGGCCTGGACTCTGCTGCTGGGCGGCGCCGCGGCCACCGCGGGGCTCGTCCTGTGGGCCGGTTACCCGGCGTCCATGGTCGGAGTGCCGGGCTCCCGGACATCCAACATCGATCCGCCCACCCTCGCTGCCGTCACCTTCGGTCTCGCCCAGTGCGGAGCCGCTCTGCTGCTGCTCGGCCCGCTGCGCCGGATACCGGCACGCCCTGCCGCCCGGGCCGCCGTCGCACTGGTCAATCTCTCCGCGATGACCGCCTTCCTCTGGCACCAGACTGCGATGATGGCCGTCACCGCCGTCGGTATGCTCACCGGCCGGGCGCTGCCTGGCCTGCACACCGTCCCGGACGGCTGGGGCTGGGTGCTCGCCCGGCTGGCCTGGCTGCCGGTGTTCGCCGCGGCGCTGCTGGTGTGCTGGGCGGCGTTCCACACGTACGAGCAGGGGCGGCGCGGACGACGCGGACACAGCACAGTCGTACGGACCGGGGTGCTCGCCCCGCAGGGGGAGACACATCATGACCATGCCTGAGGTGGCACGGGGAGAGCGGTGGCAGGAGCGGGGGCGGGCCGCTGTGCGCCGGGCGCCGCGCACCCTGCTGCACGATCTGCTGGAGCCCGCCGACACCCGGCCGGCCATGGGGCAGCCCGGATACTCTTCCTGGCGGCCGGTGTTCGTGGTCCTGGTGGTCCTCTGCGCGGCTCTGCTCGCCCCGATGCAGGCGAACAGTCTCGCGCCGGCCGG comes from the Streptomyces sp. NBC_01471 genome and includes:
- a CDS encoding MBL fold metallo-hydrolase, whose translation is MPVDVTWWGHATCTVEDSGVRVLTDPLFTRRLAHLRRRRGAVPPPRAAAARAVLVSHLHADHLHLPSLARLAPGTTLIVPRGAVRAVPGLRRLGLAITEVRAGDEVRVADLVVRVVPARHDGRRMPFGPQRAPALGFVVSGEARTYFAGDTGLFDAMAESVGEIDVALLPVGGWGPFLGQEHLDARRAAEALTVLRPRSAVPVHYGTFWPVGMDGVRPHEFHTPGDEFVRQAALLAPEVSVYRLAHGELVRPEVAG
- a CDS encoding DedA family protein; amino-acid sequence: MIHELVSQVPPESTQQAVGYPSLFLLVTLGSLVPVVPTGALVSSAAVVAFHQTDPLALLFVFAVASCAAFLGDIALYWLGRRGVRSRKGSRWLEALRRRAPQARLANAQEQLDQHSKSVLVLSRLVPAGRIPVMLACLLGEMPLRRFARGDIPACLAWAAAYQLIGILGGSLFDEPWKGVVVAVALTLLVSGAPAAWRRLRTRSGSPAPR
- a CDS encoding alpha/beta hydrolase — its product is MASRPHSSRLRRALLTALVTASVAVPVSGAARPAAVPAPAPTALAPLRTVAPAALAVRYATTRSDIRAAGREALANGDPGRSRSLRAMARPGRSFLSFDGRAGGHTAEVFGDLSRARRIAVLVPGSDTGLDEYGRLLAGATALRRQLGDGAAVVAWLGYAAPATVSTDVLTTGRADDAAPVLRHFVRELGRAAPAARISLLCHSYGSVVCGRAAAGLDVAGIVLYGSPGAGRGSAAALRTRATVWAARGRHDWIADVPHVRIPLPFVTVGLGADPVAAGFGARVFDAGDGGHSDYLKPGSLSLANLARIVSGQVPSGEVRHA
- a CDS encoding acyltransferase, producing the protein MRDLVRRIESATPPGRDRAVDALRALAILGVVLGHWLVTALVTDSGTVHGASPLQHMPRLAPASWLLQTLAVFFLVGGQVGAAGYAAARGRGVTYRQWLGARLVRLSRPVTALLMVWAVAAAVMLVAGVGTATVYTLLKLVLSPLWFLLVFAGLTAATPLVTGVHPLWPIAVVLHVDLIRFGLGGPSWLGWINVAAGWLVPYCLGAAWARGGLRDRRTAWTLLLGGAAATAGLVLWAGYPASMVGVPGSRTSNIDPPTLAAVTFGLAQCGAALLLLGPLRRIPARPAARAAVALVNLSAMTAFLWHQTAMMAVTAVGMLTGRALPGLHTVPDGWGWVLARLAWLPVFAAALLVCWAAFHTYEQGRRGRRGHSTVVRTGVLAPQGETHHDHA